The region GACGGCGAACCCGACGCGCGCCCCGATGACCACCTTGTCGGCGTCCAGGTCGTCCACCCGCGACATCATCCGGAAGCCATCGTCCAAGTCGATCAGCGCGACGTTGTGCATCCCGGTGCGGTCGCGCACCACGGTCGTCGAGTAGACGGTCCCGAGGCCGCTGCTGCGCTGCCAGCTCAGGTCGCCGCTTCCGCAGCCCGGACACAGCACGCGCGGTTGGAACACCGCCGACGAGCACCTGCCGCAGCGCTGGTATCGCAGCTCGCCGGTGGCTAGGCCGTCCCGGAACACCGTTTCGGGGGCCGTCCCGCCCGGGGACGCCAGTTCACCCATACCTCCCGACCTTTCTTGTTGGGTGGGCGATTTCCATGGAAATCGGCGGTTCGGCAGGCCGAAACACGGTGTCTCGACGCTAGGACAGCGAGTGTGTTTCGTCTAACACCAAAATCGGGTAGGTTTGATTCGGTTTCGCGACACAATCGTCGGTGACCTGGGCAAAGGCGCTCGCCGTCGGGAGGTTGGAGCGGTGGAGCTGCGCCACCTGCGGGCATTCGTCGCCGTGGCGGAGGAGCTGAACTTCCGCCGGGCCGCGGTCCGGTTGCACATGTCCCAACCGCCGCTTTCGCAACAGATCAAGCGCCTGGAGCACGAGGTCGGCGTGGCGCTGCTGCGCCGCACCACGCGGCACGTCGC is a window of Saccharopolyspora phatthalungensis DNA encoding:
- a CDS encoding Zn-ribbon domain-containing OB-fold protein, with product MGELASPGGTAPETVFRDGLATGELRYQRCGRCSSAVFQPRVLCPGCGSGDLSWQRSSGLGTVYSTTVVRDRTGMHNVALIDLDDGFRMMSRVDDLDADKVVIGARVGFAVADDEGTPVAVFRSGGRHGRQSATTARSGRSRDAEDS